One genomic segment of Rubeoparvulum massiliense includes these proteins:
- a CDS encoding Hsp20/alpha crystallin family protein, translating into MRYLRKPNRSDDNWAVQLQREMNNLIERFFQEPFGRSNSLLEPTLTFTPALNVRESETNYIVEAEVPGMDVKDLEVEINDRVLTIRGEKRDERTSEEGETFLTERQYGSFKRSFTLPENALVDEVKAYTKNGVLFIEIPKEKPTDVRKIDIDNRE; encoded by the coding sequence ATGCGTTACTTACGAAAACCAAACCGTAGCGATGACAATTGGGCCGTACAGTTACAGCGGGAGATGAATAATCTGATTGAACGCTTTTTTCAGGAGCCATTTGGTCGATCTAATTCTCTCCTAGAACCTACTCTTACTTTTACACCTGCATTAAATGTCCGAGAGTCAGAGACCAACTATATTGTTGAGGCAGAGGTACCTGGCATGGATGTGAAGGATTTGGAAGTGGAGATCAATGATCGCGTTCTTACCATCCGTGGAGAGAAACGGGATGAACGTACTTCAGAGGAAGGGGAAACCTTTCTAACTGAGCGGCAGTATGGATCATTTAAACGTTCATTTACCTTACCAGAGAATGCATTGGTGGATGAAGTAAAGGCTTATACCAAGAATGGGGTGCTCTTTATTGAGATCCCCAAGGAGAAGCCAACGGATGTACGAAAGATCGATATTGATAATCGTGAATAA